The Arachis hypogaea cultivar Tifrunner chromosome 19, arahy.Tifrunner.gnm2.J5K5, whole genome shotgun sequence genome has a window encoding:
- the LOC112777603 gene encoding transposon Tf2-1 polyprotein, producing the protein MSTRGRGRGRGRGRIGNAMPEASGNTPNPIDFMAALGNMAAAMQATAEALGNQINTGNNGNNGENGPMSLHSFLKVHPPTFRGTSNPTDADNWIQAIERALQAQQVPDEQWVEFGTYQLHGEAQHWWQGMRRILQPDGIVISWELFRDEFYKKYFPTSVRNARELELLQLKQGQMTITEYTSKFEELCRFSRICQGAPEDFAEWKCIKYEGGLRSDIQSCVVPMQIRVFSELVNRSRVAEDCVRRATAEKGGLRMPFQRTTGRNFAPRGRQFKRGSFVPQNNQGQGNSRRPNTNANQGRRQGKQPQQDMSCHRCGKYHSGQCRFGTGVCYSCGQPGHLASSCPEKKRYETGRVQQPGRVYTTSSIGAEGSEALIRGKCEMTGKTLNALFDSGASHTFIAFEKADELGLKVVVLRYDLKVYNATHEAMVTRLGCPQVPFRVQGHDFVHNLICLPMTGLDLILGLDWLSKNRVLLDCSAKTVYFMPEDTEGPVVVNNYYLNSMMVNCSGAECQGILLLAAGVSGDDQDLEQIPVVCEFPEVFPDDIDEFPPKREVEFAIDLVPGAGPISSAPYRMSLLEMAELKSQLEDLLGKNFIRPSVSPWGAPVLLVKKKDGSMRLCVDYRQLNKVTVKNKYPLPRIDDLMDQLQGASVFSKIDLRSGYHQIRVRDEDIPKTAFRTRYGHYEYTVMSFGLTNAPAIFMDYMNRIFHPYLDKFVVVFIDDILIYSKTEDEHAEHLRTVLQILKDRKLCAKLSKCEFWKSEVKFLGHVVSKQGIAVDPAKVEAVMNWERPTSVTEIRSFLGLAGYYRRFIKGFSQLALPLTKLTRKDVPFVWTPECEESFLALKQILTTAPVLVLPEPREPFEVYCDASLKGLGCVLMQHHKVVAYASRQLRPHERNYPTHDLELAAVVFALKIWRHYLYGVKFQVFSDHKSLKYLFEQKELNMRQRRWMELLKDYDFELNYHPGKANVVADALSRKSLCAAWMMLREEELLRAFQGLKLGIREEFGTLCLSQLQISSDFKAELIKAHQNDQELYKILPAIEKGKQWRVSEDRDGLWRFKGRIIVPDVGDLRHNILEEAHKSGFSIHPGSTKMYQDLKTMFWWPGMKNDVALHVSKCLTCQKVKIEHQKPAGTLQPLEIPQWKWESIAMDFVLGLPRTRTGCDAIWVVIDRLTKSAHFLPIRISCTMEELARLYIKEIVRLHGVPSTIVSDRDPRFTSRFWGAFQRAFGTQLSLSIAYHPQTDGQSERTIQTLEDMLRACVLDQPASWDRYMPLVEFAYNNSYHASIGMAPYEALYGRKCQSPLCWYEAGEKSMIGPEMVSETTEQIKRIRSRMLEAQSRQKSYADRRRKPLEFEEGEHVFLKVTPTTGIGRSIKTKKLNPRYIGPFEILKRIRPVAYRIALPPHLSNLHDVFHVSQLRKYTFDPSHVLEPESVQVREDLTLPVTPVRIDDTSIKRLRGKEVSLVKVAWSRAGVEEHTWELESEMRKDYPHLFLGN; encoded by the coding sequence atgtctaCTCGCGGACGCGgacgcgggcgaggtagaggccGAATAGGCAATGCTATGCCTGAAGCATCAGGAAATACTCCTAACCCTATAGACTTCATGGCTGCATTAGGCAATATGGCAGCAGCAATGCAAGCAACAGCTGAAGCCCTGGGAAATCAAATTAATACTGGAAATAATGGCAATAATGGTGAGAATGGTCCTATGTCACTACATTCCTTCCTGAAGGTTCATCCTCCAACTTTCAGAGGGACCTCGAATCCTACCGATGCCGATAACTGGATACAGGCCATTGAGCGGGCGTTACAGGCTCAGCAGGTTCCTGATGAGCAGTGGGTTGAGTTTGGGACCTATCAGTTGCATGGTGAAGCTCAGCACTGGTGGCAGGGCATGAGGCGCATTCTGCAACCTGATGGGATTGTGATATCTTGGGAGTTGTTCCGAGAtgaattctataaaaaatatttccctACTTCAGTTAGAAATGCCAGAGAACTCGAACTGCTTCAGCTTAAACAGGGACAGATGACCATCACTGAGTATACCAGTAAGTTTGAGGAATTGTGCCGCTTCTCACGCATCTGTCAGGGAGCTCCTGAGGACTTTGCTGAGTGGAAATGCATAAAGTATGAAGGAGGCCTTAGGAGTGACATTCAGAGCTGTGTGGTGCCTATGCAGATTCGGGTGTTTTCTGAGTTGGTAAATAGGAGCAGGGTGGCAGAGGATTGTGTTAGAAGGGCTACAGCAGAAAAAGGGGGTCTGAGGATGCCATTCCAGAGGACCACAGGGAGAAATTTTGCACCCAGAGGCAGACAGTTCAAGCGTGGTAGCTTTGTTCCTCAGAATAATCAGGGGCAAGGCAACTCCAGGAGGCCTAATACCAATGCTAATCAGGGAAGGAGACAGGGTAAGCAGCCACAGCAGGATATGAGTTGCCACAGATGTGGAAAGTATCATTCAGGACAATGTAGGTTTGGGACTGGAGTCTGTTACTCCTGTGGGCAGCCGGGACACTTGGCTAGTAGTTGCCCCGAGAAGAAGAGATATGAGACAGGCAGGGTGCAGCAACCAGGAAGGGTATACACTACTTCTTCTATAGGCGCTGAGGGGTCAGAGGCATTGATCCGAGGTAAATGTGAGATGACGGGTAAAACTTTGaatgctttgtttgattctggagcttcacatacttttattgcatttgagaaggcTGATGAGCTAGGATTGAAAGTAGTAGTACTGCGGTATGATTTAAAGGtatacaatgctacccatgaggcTATGGTGACTAGGTTAGGGTGCCCCCAAGTTCCTTTTCGAGTACAAGGGCATGATTTCGTGCATAACTTAATTTGTTTGccgatgactggtcttgatctcattctgggattggactggttatccaagAACCGAGTTCTATTAGATTGCTCGGCGAAAACAGTGTATTTCATGCCTGAAGACACTGAAGGGCCGGTTGTAGTGAATAACTACTACTTGAATtccatgatggtgaactgttctggggcTGAATGTCAGGGGATATTGTTGCTAgctgcgggtgtttcgggtgatgatcaagattTGGAACAAATCccagttgtgtgtgagtttccggaggtgttccctgatgatattgatgaatttccaccAAAACGGgaagttgagtttgctattgatttaGTACCTGGGGCCGGACCAATCTCGAGTGCTCCTTACAGGATGTCGCTTCTAGAAATGGCCGAATTGAAGTCTCAACTGGAGGATCTGTTGGGTAAaaattttatccgaccaagtgtatcCCCGTGGGGTGCACCAGTATTACTGgtgaaaaagaaagatggaagcaTGCGCTTATGTGTTGACTATAGGCAGCTAAATAAAGTTacagtgaagaataaatatccgttgccAAGGATTGATGACTTGATGGACCAATTACAGGGAGCTAGCGTGTTCTCTAAAATTGATCTACGATCCGGATACCACCAGATAAGGGTCAGAGATGAGGACATTCCCAAAACTGCCTTCAGAACGCGCTATGGTCACTATGAATATACCGTTATGTCTTTCGGACTAACTAACGCTCCGGcgatattcatggattacatgaacagaattTTCCATCCATATCTGGAtaagtttgttgttgtgtttATTGACGACATTCTTATCTATTCTAAGACTGAGGATGAGCATGCTGAACACTTGCGAACAGTGCTACAAATTCTGAAGGATAGGAAGTTGTGTGCCAAGCTAtccaagtgtgagttctggaagtctGAGGTGAAATTTCTTGGTCATGTGGTAAGTAAACAAGGAATAGCAGTGGATCCCGCTAAGGTTGAGGcggtgatgaattgggagcggcCAACTTCGGTGACGGAAATCAGGAGTTTCTTAGGCTTGGCGGGTTATtatcgaaggttcatcaaaggattTTCACAGCTCGCTTTACCTTTAACGAAGCTGACCAGGAAAGATGTTCCTTTCGTGTGGACTCCCGAGTGTGAGGAGAGTTTCCTTGCCTTAAAGCAGATATTGACTACCGCCCCTGTATTAGTGTTGCCTGAGCCGAGAGAACCAttcgaggtgtactgtgatgcgtCCTTGAAAGGTTTAGGATGCGtgttgatgcagcatcataaggtTGTAGCTTATGCCTCACGTCAGTTAAGACCTCATGAAAGAAACTATCCGACTCATGATTTGGAACTTGCAGCCGTTGTCTTTGCCTTGAAgatttggaggcattatctctatggagtGAAATTTCAAGTCTTCTCGGACCATAAGAGTCTGAAGTACCTGTTTGAACAAAAAgaattgaatatgcgtcagaggaggtggatggaacttctgaaagattatgaCTTCGAGCTAAACtatcatccgggaaaggcgaatgtagtggcggatgccttGAGTAGGAAATCTCTATgtgctgcttggatgatgctaagagaggaagagttGTTGAGAGCCTTCCAAGGATTGAAACTGGGAATCAGAGAGGAGTTTGGGACTTTATGCCTAAGCCAATTACAGATCTCAAGCGACTTCAAGGCTGAACTGATAAAGGCTCATCAGAATGACCAAGAATTGTATAAGATTTTGCCGGCGATTGAGAAAGGCAAGcaatggagagtgtcagaagataGAGATGGGTTGTGGAGGTTCAAGGGCCGGATAATTGTGCCAGATGTCGGGGATTTGCGACATAACATATTGgaggaagctcataagagcgggttCTCCATTCATCCTGGAAGCACTAAGATGTACCAAGACTTAAagacgatgttctggtggccaggaatgAAAAATGATGTGGCGTTACATGTTTCTAAATGCCTAACTTGTCAGAAAGTTAAGATTGAACACCAAAAGCCAGCAGGAACCCTTCaacctttggagattccacagtGGAAATGGGAAAGCATTGCTATGGATTTTGTATTGGGCTTACCAAGAACTCGGACAGGTTGTGATGCCATTTGGGTAGTCATAGACCGACTAACCAAGTcagctcattttctgcctattcgGATAAGCTGCACTATGGAGGAGTTGGCGCgcttatacataaaggagattgtgaggttACATGGCGTACCTTCCACCATTGTATCGGATAGAGATCCTCGCTTTACATCACGGTTCTGGGGTGCTTTTCAGCGAGCTTTTGGCACTCAATTAAGCCTAAGCATTGCCTATCATCCTCAGACGGATGGCCAATCAGAAAGAACAATACAAACcttggaagacatgttaagagcttgtgttttggatcaaccggcgagctgggatcgatatatgcctCTGGTAGAATTTGCTTATAACAATAGCTATCATGCAAGtattggaatggctccatatgaggctttgtatggaagAAAATGCCAGTCTCCATTATGTTGGTACGAAGCAGGAGAAAAGAGCATGATAGGACCTGAAATGGTAAGTGAAACCACTGAGCAAATAAAGAGAATCCGGAGTCGAATGCTTGAAGCTCAAAGCCGTCAGAAGAGCTATGCAGACCGAAGACGGAAGCctctagaatttgaggaaggagagcaCGTCTTCTTAAAGGTTACTCCAACCACTGGAATAGGGAGATCCATCAAAACCAAGAAGTTAAATCCCCGTTACATTGGGCCGTTTGAAATCCTGAAGAGAATTAGACCAGTGGCGTATAGGATCGCGTTACCAccacatctttcgaacctgcatgatGTGTTTCATGTATCACAGCTTCGTAAATACACTTTTGATCCTAGTCATGTCCTAGAACCGGAATCAGTCCAAGTGAGAGAAGACCTGACGCTCCCAGTAACTCCGGTTAGGATTGACGATACAAGCATCAAGCGTTTACGCGGTAAGgaagtttctttggtgaaagtagcttggagtcgggcTGGTGTTGAAGAACATACCTGGGAGCTTGAATCAGAGATGcgaaaggactacccacacctctttttaGGTAACTAA